In Corythoichthys intestinalis isolate RoL2023-P3 chromosome 11, ASM3026506v1, whole genome shotgun sequence, a single genomic region encodes these proteins:
- the LOC130924154 gene encoding cytochrome b-c1 complex subunit 8 codes for MGRHFGDLAKVRHIITYSLSPFEQKAFPNFFSKGIPNVWRRFKSSVFRVAPPMVVMYLTYTWGNRAHQQSKRKNPADYEHEE; via the exons ATGGGTCGCCACTTCGGAGATTTGGCCAAGGTCAGGCATATCATCACATACAGTCTGTCCCCCTTCGAGCAGAAGGCTTTCCCCAACTTTTTCTCCAAAGGAATTCCTAATGTATGGAGAAGGTTTAAATCTTCCGTCTTCAGAGTCGCCCCAC CAATGGTCGTGATGTACCTGACCTACACGTGGGGAAACCGTGCTCACCAGCAAAGCAAGAGGAAGAATCCTGCTGACTATGAGCATGAAGAATAA